One window from the genome of Rhodobacteraceae bacterium S2214 encodes:
- a CDS encoding efflux RND transporter permease subunit gives MATGGAILTKGAGGILSYFTRHRTAANLLLVLMLSAGLFAFPNMRAQFFPDVVVDDLSVNVSWSGAGAEDVDAAIVQVLEPVLLAVEGVSSSAATSQEGRASIRLEFEPGYDIDRAAEDVQLAVDSTNNLPTDAEDPEIRRGGWRDRVTNVMLTGPVGVEQLGRFADEMVVRLFAEGVTKVNIRGVAAPSTIVEVPSLSLIEYDIGLSDIADRIGEEAAADPAGDVSNAARVRTGVAKRSADEIEAIVLRANPDGSSLTIGDVANVRVEGVDRERAYYVGGNPAIQIEVQRTAQGDAIGIQDTVQEVADELKASLPQGVEIDLVSARAEVIQARLDILLENGLMGLALVVGLLFLFLNARTAFWVAAGIPVAMLAAIALMYVSGLTINMISLFALIITLGIVVDDAIVVGEHADFRARNLREHPVEAAENAARRMFSPVFSSTITTIIAFFGLVVIGGRFGDLIADIPFTVIVVLAASLVECFLILPNHLSHAIATTSKEHWYDMPSRIVNRGFDAVKENLFRPFMAGVIWARYPVFAGALVLLASQVALVITGDVQWRFFSAPEQGQVTGNFAMLPGATRDDTFEMMQEMQRATEALGAKYEDEHGINPLVYVFAQIGGNSGRALSGADSKSADQLGAITIELVDADSRPYTSGTFVSELQDSVRQHPMAETVSFRSWGSGPGGDSLDIQMFGADAETLKAAAEALKTELLQFPEISGLEDTLAYDKEELILDLTPQGQALGLNIDGLGRVLREKLGGIEAASYPDGTRSATIRVELPAGELSADFLDRTQIRTPSGVYVPLSDVVTVESRTGFSTVRRENGVLLISVLGDLDDEDADRAAQVQLSINEDILPGIETRFGVDTALSGQSEQERAFVEDARNGLILVLVGIYLVLAWIFSSWSRPIVVMSVIPFALIGTIYGHNAWGIPMSLFTVVGMLGMVGIIINDSIVLVTTIDEYAADRGIFPAIIDGTADRLRPVLLTTLTTVLGLAPLLYEGSNQAEFLKPTVVTLVFGLGFGMVLVMFIIPALMAIQADVGKQIRAAKRALRVRKFGATWPAMLGACVAVGLFAVTLGPVIVTGAALPQAVAFLPALSGGFGAAFGIFAGGLAVALMGIYMIAGIGLALRWRKA, from the coding sequence ATGGCAACGGGTGGCGCGATCTTGACGAAAGGGGCAGGCGGCATCCTGTCATATTTTACACGGCACCGCACGGCGGCGAATTTGCTGCTGGTGTTGATGCTGTCTGCGGGTTTGTTCGCATTCCCCAATATGCGGGCGCAGTTCTTTCCTGACGTTGTCGTCGACGATCTGTCGGTCAATGTCTCGTGGTCGGGTGCCGGCGCAGAAGACGTCGACGCGGCCATCGTGCAGGTTTTGGAACCAGTGTTGTTGGCAGTAGAAGGCGTGTCATCATCGGCAGCCACATCGCAAGAAGGCCGCGCAAGCATCCGGTTAGAGTTTGAACCCGGCTATGACATTGATCGTGCCGCCGAAGATGTGCAGCTCGCTGTCGATAGTACAAATAACCTGCCCACAGATGCGGAAGACCCAGAGATCAGGCGCGGCGGGTGGCGTGACCGCGTGACCAACGTCATGCTCACTGGTCCGGTCGGCGTCGAACAATTGGGCCGTTTTGCGGATGAAATGGTTGTGCGCCTGTTTGCGGAAGGGGTCACAAAGGTCAATATTCGCGGCGTTGCAGCGCCTTCGACAATCGTCGAAGTGCCGTCACTGTCGCTAATCGAATATGACATCGGGTTGTCTGACATCGCAGACCGGATCGGCGAAGAAGCCGCCGCTGATCCTGCGGGTGATGTGTCCAACGCGGCCCGAGTGCGCACAGGTGTGGCAAAACGATCTGCCGATGAAATTGAGGCCATTGTTCTGCGGGCTAATCCTGACGGGTCTAGTCTGACGATCGGCGATGTGGCCAATGTGCGCGTTGAAGGTGTAGACCGTGAACGCGCCTATTACGTGGGAGGAAACCCCGCGATCCAAATCGAAGTCCAGCGTACCGCGCAAGGCGATGCGATTGGTATCCAAGACACTGTTCAAGAAGTCGCGGACGAACTGAAGGCGTCACTGCCACAAGGTGTCGAAATTGATCTCGTGTCCGCGCGGGCAGAGGTGATTCAGGCGCGTCTGGATATCCTGCTGGAAAACGGCCTGATGGGGTTGGCGTTGGTCGTCGGATTATTGTTCTTGTTCTTGAATGCGCGCACCGCGTTTTGGGTCGCGGCGGGTATTCCGGTCGCGATGCTCGCGGCGATTGCGCTGATGTATGTCTCGGGCCTGACGATCAATATGATCTCGCTTTTTGCGCTGATCATCACGCTGGGGATTGTGGTCGATGATGCCATCGTTGTCGGTGAACACGCGGATTTCAGGGCGCGTAATCTGCGCGAACACCCTGTCGAAGCTGCCGAGAATGCAGCGCGGCGCATGTTCAGTCCGGTATTTTCTTCGACGATCACAACCATCATCGCGTTCTTTGGTCTGGTTGTGATCGGTGGACGGTTCGGCGATTTGATCGCGGACATTCCGTTTACCGTAATCGTTGTTTTGGCGGCATCTTTGGTCGAATGTTTCCTCATTCTGCCGAACCACTTGTCGCACGCGATTGCGACGACATCGAAAGAACATTGGTATGATATGCCGTCGCGGATTGTGAACCGCGGGTTTGATGCGGTGAAAGAAAACCTGTTCCGGCCTTTCATGGCGGGTGTCATTTGGGCGCGATACCCTGTTTTTGCGGGCGCGTTGGTGCTGCTGGCGTCGCAGGTGGCTTTGGTCATCACGGGCGACGTGCAATGGCGCTTTTTCTCTGCGCCTGAACAGGGGCAGGTGACAGGTAACTTTGCCATGCTACCGGGGGCCACGCGCGACGATACCTTCGAAATGATGCAGGAAATGCAACGCGCGACCGAAGCGCTGGGCGCGAAATATGAAGATGAACATGGGATCAATCCGCTTGTTTATGTCTTCGCGCAAATCGGTGGCAATTCTGGCCGCGCCCTGTCTGGGGCTGACAGTAAAAGCGCGGATCAACTGGGCGCGATTACGATTGAATTGGTTGACGCGGATAGCCGTCCTTACACGAGCGGCACGTTTGTATCAGAACTGCAAGACAGCGTCCGCCAACATCCTATGGCCGAAACAGTCAGCTTCCGGTCTTGGGGCAGTGGTCCGGGGGGCGATAGCCTTGATATCCAGATGTTTGGGGCAGATGCCGAAACGCTGAAAGCAGCGGCCGAAGCGTTGAAAACCGAACTGCTCCAATTCCCAGAGATTTCTGGTCTCGAAGACACGCTGGCCTACGACAAAGAAGAACTGATCCTTGATCTGACACCGCAAGGACAGGCATTGGGGCTGAACATTGACGGACTTGGCCGTGTTCTGCGTGAAAAACTGGGTGGTATTGAAGCGGCGTCTTATCCTGATGGCACCCGCTCTGCGACGATCCGAGTCGAGCTTCCGGCAGGTGAATTGTCCGCTGATTTTCTGGATCGGACGCAAATCCGAACACCGAGCGGCGTTTATGTGCCATTGTCTGACGTAGTGACAGTCGAAAGCCGGACGGGGTTTTCCACGGTGCGGCGTGAAAACGGTGTATTGCTAATTTCTGTGCTGGGCGACTTGGATGACGAAGACGCCGACCGTGCCGCCCAAGTGCAGCTTTCGATTAACGAAGATATCTTGCCGGGAATCGAGACGCGGTTTGGTGTCGATACGGCGTTGTCGGGTCAAAGCGAACAGGAGCGTGCTTTTGTCGAAGACGCGCGTAATGGGCTGATTTTGGTTCTGGTGGGCATCTATCTGGTGCTTGCTTGGATATTCTCAAGCTGGTCGCGTCCAATTGTCGTGATGTCGGTTATCCCATTTGCATTGATCGGGACGATCTACGGACACAACGCATGGGGCATCCCGATGAGCTTGTTCACGGTCGTCGGCATGTTGGGCATGGTTGGGATCATTATCAACGACAGTATCGTGCTGGTCACGACGATTGATGAATACGCTGCTGATCGCGGTATCTTTCCTGCGATTATTGACGGGACAGCGGACAGATTACGTCCTGTGCTACTGACAACATTGACGACGGTTCTTGGGCTGGCACCACTGCTTTACGAAGGATCGAACCAAGCCGAATTTCTGAAGCCAACCGTTGTGACCTTGGTCTTCGGGCTTGGGTTCGGAATGGTGTTGGTGATGTTCATCATCCCTGCGCTGATGGCTATTCAGGCTGATGTCGGCAAACAAATACGGGCCGCGAAACGTGCGCTGCGTGTCCGCAAATTCGGGGCAACATGGCCTGCGATGTTGGGTGCATGTGTGGCGGTTGGATTGTTTGCAGTCACGTTGGGGCCCGTGATCGTCACGGGTGCTGCGTTGCCTCAAGCCGTCGCGTTCCTGCCAGCACTGTCGGGCGGGTTCGGGGCTGCGTTCGGGATATTCGCAGGCGGTTTGGCCGTCGCGCTGATGGGAATCTACATGATCGCCGGCATTGGGTTGGCGTTGCGGTGGCGCAAGGCCTAA
- a CDS encoding DUF2834 domain-containing protein, producing MRMIWLALAIWGAIHPMYYFIQWFQANGWDIMAMVDAWHANAASSGLVWDLTIAAVTLTIWIIVEVVQTRAWIRLVAIPATFCIGVSCGLPLYLYFRSAHKT from the coding sequence ATGCGGATGATTTGGCTGGCACTGGCGATCTGGGGTGCAATCCACCCGATGTATTATTTCATCCAATGGTTTCAGGCGAACGGCTGGGACATCATGGCGATGGTTGATGCATGGCACGCCAACGCGGCCAGTTCGGGTCTTGTTTGGGATTTGACCATTGCGGCGGTAACGCTGACAATCTGGATTATCGTTGAGGTCGTGCAAACCCGTGCGTGGATTCGGCTTGTGGCGATCCCTGCAACATTCTGTATCGGTGTCAGCTGCGGTTTGCCGCTTTACCTTTATTTCCGGTCCGCACACAAAACTTAA
- a CDS encoding efflux RND transporter periplasmic adaptor subunit, with amino-acid sequence MRFLRRSLVGIFLLSVTLALMAWAGNMVRGAVTERMAQEPRSFPQRERVFAVNVVTLEPQTIAPIMTVFGELQSQRSLDLRSPVGGTVLEADVNLTEGALVKAGQVIAQIDPFEAQSALDRVRADLQDAQAELRDAERGLALNEDELVAAQSQATLRAAALTRARDLQTRGVGTAAAVETAELAASASDAAVLSRRQSVAQAEARLDQATTRLARAQITLSEAERTLANTRVTADFDGALSDVGVIPGGRITANERIAQLIDPDALEVSFRVSTSQYARLLDGAGDLLNAPISVGLDVSGVDLIATGQITRESAAVGEGQTGRLLFARLEGSGGFRPGDFVTVRIEEPVLNRVAQVPATAVAADGTVLVVGEEDRLSSEQVELLRRQGDDVIITVRGLAGETIVAERSPLLGAGIKVDPIRPGQADEAPAEPEMVTLDPERKAKIVAFVEASRMPDDAKARILSQLDADEIPVATVNRIEGRMGG; translated from the coding sequence ATGCGATTTTTACGTCGAAGCCTTGTTGGCATCTTCCTGTTGTCTGTCACCTTGGCGTTGATGGCGTGGGCCGGAAACATGGTGCGTGGGGCTGTCACGGAACGGATGGCACAAGAACCGCGTAGTTTTCCGCAACGCGAACGGGTCTTTGCAGTCAATGTGGTGACGTTAGAACCGCAGACAATCGCGCCCATTATGACTGTCTTTGGTGAACTGCAAAGCCAGCGTAGTCTTGATCTGCGCAGCCCTGTTGGGGGGACCGTGCTGGAAGCAGACGTAAACCTGACCGAAGGCGCGCTGGTGAAGGCAGGGCAGGTAATTGCCCAGATCGATCCGTTTGAAGCCCAGTCCGCCTTGGACCGTGTGCGCGCGGATTTGCAGGACGCGCAGGCCGAATTGCGCGATGCAGAACGCGGGCTTGCACTGAACGAAGACGAACTTGTCGCGGCGCAATCACAGGCGACATTGCGTGCGGCAGCCCTGACGCGTGCGCGTGATTTGCAGACACGTGGTGTCGGTACGGCAGCCGCAGTCGAAACCGCAGAGCTTGCGGCATCAGCATCAGACGCGGCGGTTCTGTCACGCAGGCAATCAGTGGCGCAGGCCGAGGCACGATTGGACCAAGCGACGACCAGACTTGCACGCGCTCAAATTACCCTTAGCGAAGCAGAACGTACGCTCGCCAATACACGCGTCACGGCTGATTTCGACGGTGCTCTGTCCGACGTTGGCGTTATTCCCGGCGGTCGGATTACTGCAAATGAACGGATTGCCCAACTGATCGACCCTGATGCGCTTGAGGTGTCGTTCAGGGTGTCGACGTCGCAATATGCCCGTTTGTTAGATGGGGCTGGTGATCTGCTAAACGCGCCGATTTCCGTCGGACTTGATGTGTCAGGTGTTGATCTGATCGCGACAGGTCAGATTACACGCGAAAGTGCCGCTGTTGGCGAAGGTCAGACAGGGCGACTTTTGTTTGCGCGTCTTGAAGGATCTGGCGGTTTCCGACCCGGCGATTTCGTAACGGTTCGGATCGAAGAACCCGTGCTGAACCGCGTCGCACAGGTGCCCGCGACGGCCGTCGCAGCTGATGGCACGGTTCTGGTCGTCGGCGAAGAAGACCGTTTGTCGTCAGAGCAGGTCGAACTTTTGCGCAGGCAGGGTGACGACGTGATTATCACCGTGCGCGGTCTTGCAGGTGAAACGATTGTTGCGGAACGGTCGCCTTTGTTGGGCGCGGGGATCAAGGTCGATCCAATCCGGCCCGGTCAAGCGGATGAAGCTCCGGCAGAACCTGAAATGGTCACGCTTGATCCTGAACGCAAGGCAAAGATCGTTGCTTTCGTCGAAGCATCCCGCATGCCCGACGACGCGAAGGCCCGTATTCTATCCCAATTGGACGCTGACGAAATTCCCGTCGCAACAGTGAACCGGATCGAAGGCCGGATGGGGGGCTAG
- a CDS encoding TlpA family protein disulfide reductase, whose translation MADVSTFEALREGDMRKLNFHSEPKPASDETFVGEDGNEMTFGAYEGQFAVVNFWATWCAPCRAEMPQLSDLQDQLGSDEFSVVTIATGRNPRPAMERFFDEIEVDNLPLHADPRSTLARDMGVLGLPVTLILDPEGREIARLQGDAHWNSESAIAILEAIMAQE comes from the coding sequence ATGGCGGATGTCAGCACATTTGAGGCGCTGCGCGAGGGCGATATGCGCAAGCTGAACTTCCATTCCGAGCCGAAACCAGCATCTGATGAAACATTTGTCGGTGAAGACGGAAACGAAATGACCTTTGGCGCGTACGAAGGCCAATTCGCGGTGGTCAACTTTTGGGCCACATGGTGTGCCCCCTGCCGGGCCGAAATGCCGCAACTTTCAGACCTGCAAGACCAGCTTGGCAGCGACGAATTTTCTGTTGTCACTATTGCGACCGGCCGCAACCCACGCCCCGCGATGGAACGGTTCTTTGACGAAATTGAAGTCGACAATTTGCCTTTACACGCAGATCCCAGATCGACATTGGCCCGCGACATGGGGGTTTTAGGCCTGCCAGTGACCCTTATCCTCGATCCCGAAGGCCGCGAAATCGCGCGACTTCAAGGTGACGCGCACTGGAATAGCGAAAGCGCAATTGCCATCCTCGAGGCGATCATGGCGCAGGAGTAA
- a CDS encoding aspartate carbamoyltransferase catalytic subunit, with amino-acid sequence MSFRAQHLLGIEPLHPTEITALLDLADQYADNPNSARHRSTLAGMTQINMFFENSTRTQASFELAGKRLGADVMNMAMQASSLKKGETLIDTALTLNAMHPDLLVVRHPHSGAVDLLAQKVNGAVLNAGDGKHEHPTQALLDALTIRRAKGRLHRLSVAICGDIAHSRVARSNIMLLGKMENRIRLIAPPTLMPSGVAQFGCEVFHDMEEGLKDVDVVMMLRLQKERMDGGFIPSEREYYHRYGLDAAKLAHAKPDAIVMHPGPMNRGVEIDGTIADDINRSVIQTQVEMGVAVRMAAMDLLARNLRARRGAAIEGVMA; translated from the coding sequence ATGTCGTTTCGCGCCCAGCATCTTTTGGGGATAGAGCCGCTCCACCCCACAGAAATCACAGCCCTGCTCGATCTGGCCGATCAATATGCCGACAATCCTAATTCTGCGCGGCATCGCAGTACATTGGCGGGCATGACACAAATCAACATGTTCTTTGAAAACTCGACCCGCACACAGGCGAGTTTCGAGCTGGCAGGCAAACGGCTAGGCGCTGACGTGATGAACATGGCGATGCAGGCGTCATCGCTGAAGAAGGGGGAAACGCTGATTGATACGGCGTTGACCCTAAATGCGATGCACCCCGATCTGTTGGTCGTACGGCATCCACATTCCGGTGCGGTCGATTTGCTGGCCCAGAAGGTCAACGGTGCTGTTCTGAACGCGGGCGACGGCAAACATGAACACCCGACGCAGGCCCTGCTGGATGCGCTGACAATTCGACGCGCAAAAGGCCGTTTGCACAGGCTTTCCGTCGCTATTTGTGGTGATATCGCCCATTCGCGCGTCGCGCGATCCAACATCATGCTGCTTGGCAAAATGGAAAACCGCATCCGCCTGATCGCCCCGCCGACATTGATGCCATCAGGCGTTGCGCAGTTCGGCTGCGAAGTTTTCCACGACATGGAAGAAGGCCTGAAGGACGTCGATGTCGTCATGATGCTGCGGCTGCAAAAGGAACGGATGGATGGCGGGTTCATCCCGTCAGAACGTGAATATTACCACCGCTATGGCCTCGATGCTGCGAAACTCGCGCATGCCAAGCCTGACGCCATTGTCATGCACCCCGGCCCGATGAATCGCGGTGTTGAAATCGACGGGACGATCGCCGACGACATCAACCGGTCAGTTATCCAGACACAGGTCGAAATGGGGGTTGCCGTGCGCATGGCCGCGATGGATTTGCTCGCGCGAAACCTACGGGCGCGACGCGGTGCTGCAATCGAAGGTGTCATGGCGTGA
- the argH gene encoding argininosuccinate lyase, whose translation MTKSANTMWGGRFAAGPDAIMEAINASIGFDQRLAAQDIAGSRAHAAMLAATGIITDNDAEAIREGLLTVLSEIETGEFPFSTALEDIHMNVEARLKDLIGEPAGRLHTGRSRNDQVAVDFRLWVRDQCDAADAALETLMKSLLGQAEAGADWVMPGFTHLQVAQPVTWGHHMLAYVEMFARDRSRFADARKRMNTSPLGAAALAGTSFPIDRDMTAQALGFDRPMSNSLDATSDRDFALEFLAASSITAMHLSRLAEELVIWSSAQFRFVKMSDKWSTGSSIMPQKRNPDAAELIRAKIGRIFGANVALMTVMKGLPLTYSKDMQEDKEQVFDAADNLFLALAAMAGMVADMEANVPSLEAAAATGFSTATDLADWLVRELGLPFRDAHHVTGSLVAMAEAKSCDLPELSLADMQSVHQDITQSVFDVLGVKNSVASRTSFGGTAPANVRAQAARWKDELG comes from the coding sequence ATGACCAAATCCGCGAACACAATGTGGGGTGGCCGTTTTGCCGCTGGACCGGACGCCATTATGGAAGCGATCAACGCATCCATCGGGTTCGATCAACGTCTAGCTGCCCAAGACATTGCTGGTTCACGTGCCCATGCCGCCATGTTGGCCGCCACAGGCATCATAACGGATAACGACGCCGAAGCGATCCGTGAAGGCCTGCTCACGGTGTTGTCAGAGATTGAAACCGGAGAATTTCCGTTTTCCACTGCACTCGAAGATATTCACATGAATGTCGAAGCGCGGCTGAAAGATTTGATCGGCGAACCGGCTGGTCGTTTGCACACGGGTCGGTCGCGGAACGATCAGGTTGCCGTCGATTTCCGTCTATGGGTCCGTGACCAATGTGACGCGGCTGATGCAGCACTTGAGACGTTGATGAAGTCGTTGTTGGGCCAAGCCGAAGCGGGCGCCGACTGGGTCATGCCTGGTTTCACGCACCTGCAGGTCGCGCAGCCTGTCACGTGGGGCCACCACATGCTGGCCTATGTCGAAATGTTCGCCCGTGACCGGTCCCGTTTTGCGGATGCACGCAAGCGGATGAATACATCGCCATTGGGGGCTGCTGCTTTGGCCGGAACGTCGTTCCCGATTGATCGTGACATGACGGCGCAGGCGCTTGGGTTTGATCGGCCTATGTCCAATTCGCTGGATGCAACGTCTGACCGTGATTTCGCATTGGAATTCCTTGCTGCGTCTTCGATCACTGCGATGCACTTGTCACGCTTGGCCGAAGAACTGGTGATCTGGTCCTCTGCCCAGTTCCGGTTCGTGAAAATGTCCGACAAATGGTCCACCGGATCGTCGATCATGCCGCAAAAGCGTAACCCTGACGCCGCTGAACTGATCCGTGCCAAGATCGGCCGGATTTTCGGGGCAAATGTTGCGCTGATGACCGTGATGAAAGGTCTGCCGCTGACCTATTCAAAGGACATGCAAGAAGACAAAGAGCAAGTGTTCGACGCCGCTGACAATTTGTTCCTCGCGCTGGCCGCGATGGCAGGTATGGTTGCCGATATGGAAGCCAACGTTCCGTCATTGGAAGCCGCCGCCGCGACGGGGTTCTCCACCGCGACGGATTTGGCCGATTGGCTGGTCCGCGAATTGGGCCTGCCGTTCCGCGATGCGCACCACGTGACAGGATCGCTGGTTGCGATGGCAGAGGCGAAATCTTGCGACCTGCCAGAATTGTCCCTAGCCGACATGCAGTCGGTCCACCAAGATATCACACAATCGGTGTTTGACGTGCTGGGTGTGAAAAACTCTGTCGCGTCGCGCACCAGCTTTGGCGGCACAGCCCCTGCTAACGTACGGGCGCAGGCCGCACGGTGGAAGGACGAATTGGGATGA
- the moaB gene encoding molybdenum cofactor biosynthesis protein B produces the protein MTDRAFLPTRIAVLTVSDTRTLDDDKSGNTLVARLEDAGHLLADRMILPDERDQIADQLRKWCADDAVDVVISTGGTGLTGRDVTVEAHRDVYEKEIDAFGTVFTIVSMQKIGTSAIQSRATGGVANGTYLFALPGSPGACKDAWDEILVKQLDYRHMPCNFVEIMPRLDEHQRRK, from the coding sequence ATGACCGACCGCGCTTTTTTGCCAACACGTATCGCGGTGCTGACGGTTAGCGACACGCGGACGCTGGACGATGATAAATCGGGCAACACGCTTGTGGCACGATTGGAAGACGCGGGGCATCTGCTTGCGGATCGTATGATCCTGCCCGACGAACGTGATCAGATCGCGGATCAACTGCGTAAATGGTGTGCGGATGATGCGGTGGATGTTGTCATCTCGACCGGCGGGACAGGCCTGACAGGCCGTGACGTGACCGTCGAAGCGCACCGCGATGTCTACGAAAAAGAGATCGACGCCTTCGGGACCGTTTTCACCATCGTTTCCATGCAAAAGATCGGAACATCCGCGATCCAAAGCCGTGCGACGGGTGGTGTTGCGAACGGAACGTACCTGTTTGCACTGCCCGGCAGTCCGGGAGCGTGCAAAGACGCGTGGGATGAAATTCTCGTGAAGCAGCTCGACTATCGCCACATGCCCTGCAATTTTGTAGAAATAATGCCACGTTTAGACGAACATCAGCGACGGAAATGA
- a CDS encoding YqgE/AlgH family protein, whose product MQPTNLTGKLLIAMPIMGDDRFAKSVVYICAHSEDGAMGIIVNKPSTEVRFANLLEQLEIEMAPTARKIRIHLGGPVEQSRGFVLHSTDYASEGGTIEVDDNISMTATMDVIEEIARGAGPTSAMMALGYAGWGPGQLEGEIGQNGWLTCDADDDIVFGRANDHKWTAALKGMGVDPLMLSETAGRA is encoded by the coding sequence ATGCAGCCAACAAATCTTACCGGTAAGCTTTTAATCGCCATGCCCATCATGGGTGATGATCGTTTTGCGAAAAGCGTCGTCTACATTTGCGCCCATTCCGAAGACGGCGCGATGGGTATCATCGTCAATAAACCATCCACGGAAGTCCGGTTTGCGAACCTTCTGGAGCAGCTTGAAATTGAAATGGCACCGACGGCACGAAAGATACGAATCCATCTTGGTGGGCCTGTCGAACAGTCGCGCGGGTTTGTTTTGCATTCCACCGATTACGCGTCCGAAGGCGGCACTATCGAAGTTGACGACAATATCTCGATGACCGCCACTATGGATGTCATTGAAGAAATCGCGCGGGGCGCTGGCCCGACAAGCGCAATGATGGCGCTAGGGTACGCGGGATGGGGACCCGGCCAGTTGGAAGGTGAGATCGGGCAGAATGGGTGGCTGACCTGCGACGCGGATGATGACATCGTGTTTGGTCGCGCCAATGATCACAAATGGACCGCCGCCCTAAAAGGTATGGGCGTCGATCCGTTGATGTTGTCTGAAACGGCTGGGCGGGCCTAG
- a CDS encoding uracil-DNA glycosylase, translated as MDSVDTYWDDRALLEWQVEVGADEAISESPVNRYDLEPAKPKTPPNPNAGGKPPIPVAVKELDTVALAQSAAAGAGDIDGLRAALDGFEHCHLKKGARKMVFAAGQPAARVMIVGDAPSREEDVAGMPFAGVQGDLLAKMMDAISLRVDAEDEARSVYLTTAMPWRVPGDALPNAKDLAMMRPFLERHIALANPDVVILMGNTPCQMLLGRGGIRGLRGKWTDAVGRPAMPMAHPVSLLKNPLAKRDAWADLLSVQAKLRDLAT; from the coding sequence ATGGATTCTGTGGATACATATTGGGACGACCGCGCGCTGCTGGAATGGCAGGTCGAAGTAGGCGCTGATGAAGCGATCAGTGAATCGCCCGTGAACCGCTATGATCTGGAGCCAGCCAAACCTAAAACGCCGCCGAACCCGAATGCGGGTGGCAAACCGCCGATTCCCGTGGCGGTGAAGGAACTGGATACAGTCGCACTCGCGCAATCTGCGGCAGCCGGCGCTGGTGATATCGACGGGCTTCGTGCGGCGCTTGACGGATTTGAACATTGCCATCTGAAAAAAGGTGCCCGCAAAATGGTGTTCGCGGCTGGTCAGCCTGCGGCGCGCGTGATGATCGTAGGCGACGCACCGTCACGCGAAGAAGACGTGGCCGGTATGCCATTTGCGGGTGTCCAAGGTGATTTGCTGGCCAAGATGATGGATGCAATTTCGCTGCGTGTGGACGCAGAAGATGAGGCCCGGTCCGTTTATCTGACGACCGCGATGCCGTGGCGGGTGCCGGGCGATGCACTGCCCAATGCCAAAGACCTCGCAATGATGCGTCCGTTTCTGGAACGCCACATCGCGCTGGCAAACCCCGATGTGGTGATCTTGATGGGCAATACGCCTTGCCAGATGTTGTTGGGGCGCGGCGGGATCAGGGGCCTGCGCGGTAAATGGACCGATGCAGTTGGACGTCCTGCGATGCCGATGGCGCATCCTGTGTCGCTGCTGAAGAACCCGCTTGCGAAACGCGATGCTTGGGCTGATTTGTTGTCGGTGCAAGCCAAACTCAGGGATCTCGCCACATGA